AACGCGGCGGACCTTGGCGGATGGAGGACGCCGCGGGGGAATCGGCCGAGGACTCGTATGACCGGGCGATCGTCGAGATCGACCAGAACTGGCGGAATTTCGTCACGGCCGTCCCGGCCTGCCTGCGCGAATTCGAGGTGCCCGAGGACGCGGCCCGGTTCGTCGTCTCGCGCCTGGAGCGTCGGCAGGAGGACGGCGGTCGCCGGGTCCTGGTCCGGATCGAAAGACGGCCGGAAAGCCTCGTGGGCCGCATGCGTTCGGCGGAATGCCTGTTCGACGCGGATCGCGACCTTGTCGCCCTCTCCGAGTCGCAGGATCTTGGCGACGGCGAGGGGCTCCGCACGGACTCCGTCTACGAGGAAGGCGGGCTTCCCTTCCTCCGCTCGAAGCGGATGACGGGATCCGGGCCGCCCGGTCACACCCGCGAGGTGAGCTGGACGATCGTCGAGCGCCGCTTCGGCCCCATCCCACCGGCCGAATTCACGCCCGAGGGCCTGCTGAAAGGCCAGGTCGTCGCCGCGACGAAGGTGGAAGAAGCCTGGAAGGATCCGCAGACGTTCGCGGACTATTATCCCGCGCCCCTCGTCGCGGGGGCCGTGGCGATCGCCTGCGGGCTTGGGGCCGGCCTGATCGGGGGGTTCCGACGCGAGGCGGAGACTTCTTCCACCGGATGATGTTCGACCGGGGCCTGTCCGCCGCGGTATTGCACCGTGACGGCGGACGGACCCGGCGCCAGGGTCACTGCGAGAGGTGGTCGTCCTTCTCCATCTTCTCCTTGGCATACTTCATTGCGATCGGCTTGATCATATGCAGGTGCCCCTTGAGGATCGGCAGCGCCTTGGCGGCGAGGGCCTTCATCTCAGGGTCCAGGCCGCGCTCCGATTCGGCCTCGAAGGCCGCGACGGCCTCCATGTGGGCGGTGAGCTGGGCCTTGGCGTAACAGGCGTCGAACTTCTCGCGCGACGTCCCCTGGAGGCTCTGGGCGCAGAACTGGGCGCGAGGGTCGACCATGCGGGGCAGGGCGATCCCCTTCTGCGCGGCGAGGCTCGTCAGCTCCTCGGCCAGCTTGGTGTGATCGTCGATCATCTTCTGGCTGAACGACTTCAGTTCGGGGTCGCGGGCCTGCTGGACGCCAATCTGGCTGATCGTCAGCTCGGCCATGCCGCTGATGGCGGCGGCCTCGGCGAACAGGACGTCGCTCACGGCGGCGTCGAGGGCGGAGGTTTGGCCGTTGCTCGTGGCGGGCGTGCCGGACGAGGCGTCCTGGTCGTTTCGGCCCGGCGTGGCCTCGCGCGGGGGCGACTGGGCGTGGCTCGTCGGCCCGAAGAGGGCGACGGCCAGGGCGGTCAGGGTCAAGATGCGGAGCATCAGGCGTTTCTCCTGCTGTTTGGGCGTCGATGGGGACTTTCCGCCCGTCCAGTGAACGGGCGGCGAAAAGTTCGCTGAATCAAAGTCTTTGGTCTTACCTGCTCCCTCTCAGGCAAAGTGCGTGCCCATCCGGGAGCCTTCGGGGTGCCGGAATGACGCCGATCTCGGGCCCACGACGGTCCGGCTGCTCCTGGGCGAGCGGGCGCGCGTGGGACGCAGGAGAGTTGAACCGCGCGGGGGGGATTGCTAGGCTGAAAGACGTCCGACGCCCCGCCTCGCCAGGCGCCCGTCGCTCGGAATCGACCCCGAGGCCACCGCGTTTCGCCCTGGCCCGCGTCGGGATCGAGAACGCCGACCGCGGGCCCTCGACGAAGAGGCCGCCCCATCCGAGGATGATGTCGCCCGGGTCCGCGACCACGGGCGTGACGCGGCACGCAGGACCGTCCCCGCGGCGGAGCCGACCGAGCCCGATCGACGCCCGACGTCATGAGGACGACCGGAGCCCGAGCGGGCGATTCGAGCCGACAGGCCGGAAGCGAACGATGGCCAAACGACCGAGCGTCCAGGAGATTTTGGAAGTCGCCCGCCGCGGGGGCCCGGTCCCGGCCAGGACCGAGGCCCCGACCCCGATCGCGACGCCCCCGCCCCCCCCCGCGGCCGACGTCCCACGGCGCGTCGGATCCCGCCCCCGGCTGACGCTCCAGGCGAAGCTCGATCGGTCCCGCGTCGAGCGCGAGGCCCGCATCGCCGCCCGCGGCGCAGCGGCGATCGAGGCGACGCCGCCGGCCCTCGCGGCCGCCGTCCCCGCCCCGTCCGACGGCTCCCGGCGGCTGACGCTCCAGGAGAAGATCGCCGCCGCCCGCGCCAATCGACCGGCGGCCCGCACGTCGGCCCCCGTGGGTACAGCGACGGCCGTCGAGGAACCGGAGACCGAGATCGCCGAGCCGGGCCCGCGTCGGCTGACGCTCCAGGAGAAGCTGGCCGCCGCCCGCGCGCGAGGGCCGCGACCGCCCCCGCCCCGAAGCCCGCCGCGACCGAGCCGCCGCCCGCGTCCGGGTCGCCCGCGCCTCGCCTGACGCTCCAGGAGAAGCTGGCCGCCGCCCGCGGCGGGGCTTCGGCCCCGCCCGTATCGCCGCCGGCCGCGGCCCCGTCGACGGAGGCCCCCGCGAAGGCGAAGCCGATGTCGGTCCAGGAGAAGCTCGCCGCGGCCCGCTCGGGAAACTCTGCGAAGCCCGCCGGCGAGCCGTCGCCGGCCGTCGCCGCGAGCACCGCCCCCGCGCCGGCGGGCCCTCCCAAGACCATGTCGGTGAAGGAGAAGCTCGCCGCGGCCCGCGCGGGGGGGACGACGAAACATGCCCCGAAGCCGGCGACCGCCGACCAGACCGACGCGCCGCCGGCCGCCTCGCCGGCCGTCGGGGCGATGTCGGTGACGGAGAAGCTCGCCGCGGCCCGCGCGGGGGGAGCGGGCCGTCCCGCGCCCGCACCCGCCGCAACCTCCGCCGCCCCGGCCGCGAAGCCCGGTGGGATGTCGGTCAAGCAGAAGCTCGCCGCGGCCCGCGGCGTCGCGACGGCGCCCGAGACCGCGACTGTCGAGACGGCCTCATCGCCGACTCCGGTCCCCGCTCAGGTTCCGACGGCGGCGCCTCGCGTCCTGCCGCCGCTGGCCGAGATGACCGACCCCAGAGACCTCGCCGAGGCCCTCCGCCGCGCCGGGGCGAAGAAGGACCAGGAGGCCGCCGCTCGGCCGGCCGTCGCGACCTCGGCCGCGGCCGCCGCCGTCCCGGCCCGTCCCCGGCGCGAGGACGTGCTGGGCGAGCGGCCCGATCGGTCGCAGGTCCGCGTGGATCGTCGCGGGTTGTTCGTCTACGCGACGTGGTGGGTGGTCGTGGGCTGGCTCGCCTTCGCCGCCGCCCTGGCGCTGCTGTCGGCCATGATGATCCGCTACCTCTTCCCCAACGCCGACGCCGAGCCGCCCAGTACCGTGAAGGTCGGGTTGCCGACCGACTACGAGCCGGGCGACGTCAGCGAGCGGTTCAAGGATCAATGGGGGTTCTGGATCGTCCGCAACGTCGACGACCGGGGCCGCGACGTCATCTACGCCCTGCAAACGTATTGCACCCACCTGGGCTGCCCGCCGAGCTGGCTGCCGGGCGAGCAGAAGTTCAAGTGCCCCTGCCACGGCAGCGGCTTCTACAAGGACGGCGCCAACTTCGAGGGGCCCGCCCCGCGGCCCCTGGAGCGCTACAAGATCGGCCTCGCCGACGACGGCCAGATCGTCGTCGACAAGGGCCAGACGTTCCGGAAGGACCTCGACCAGTGGTCCGACCCCGACAGCTTCCTGGCCGTCTGACGCCTCGCGCGCCCCGCCCTCCCCAGCCTTTCGAGACCCCTCATGCCGCTCCGCGACCGCATCACCGAGACGCAGGTCTGGAAGAGCCTCTTCCGCCACCCGATGCCGACCGACCGGCGCAACCGGGTCCAGGTGATGCTCACGAATTTCTTCCTGCACCTGCACCCGGTCAGCGTCCGCAAGCAGGGGATCGCGCTCAGCTACACCTGGTGCATGGGGGGCGCGACGTTCTTCCTCTTCCTGGTCGAGATCGTCACCGGCGTGATGCTGATGTTCTACTACCGGCCGACGCTGGAGCACGCCTACAACGACATCCTCGCCCTCCGCGACGTCACCACGCTGGGCCTGCTCCGCGAGTTGCACCGCTGGGCCGCGCACGCGATGGTGATCGCCGTGATGCTGCACATGTACCGGGTCTTCCTGACCGGCAGTTACAAGCCCCCGCGCGAGTTCAACTGGGTGATCGGCGTCCTCCTGCTGGTGCTGACGCTGCTGCTCTCGTTCACCGGCTACCTGCTCCCCTGGGACCAGCTCGCGGTGTGGGCGATCACCGTCGGCTCGAACATGGCGAGGGCCGCGCCCGTCCTGGGGGCCGAGGGCCCGGGGGCGGGGTTTTTGGACCTCAACGGCGTGAAGCTGATCACGCCCGGCTCGGACGCGAAGTTCGCCTTGCTCGGCGGCCGGAGCGTCGGCGAGGGGGCCCTCAACCGGTTCTACGTCCTGCACTGCGTGGCGATCCCCCTGGCCGCGTCGCTGCTGATCATGATCCACTTCTGGCGCGTCCGGAAGGACGGCGGGATCAGCGGCCCCCTGTGATCGATCGGAACGCGAGCCCACGATGCACCAAGACGTCACTCCCGAGGTGCTGGCCGGCCTGGCCTGGTACTACCTGCTGGCCTCGGCCCTGAACGCGGCGGCCTCGGGCTACGTCGCCTACCACGAGATGGTCGCCGAGGGGGCCTCGCGCGAGGGCCTCGCGCCCCGCACCCGGCGCTTCCCCGAGTGGCTCTCGCTCGCGGTGGTCGGGCTCTACGGCGCGGCCCTGGTGACCGTGCCCTTCCGGTGGCTCCTGCCGGGCGGCCTGACGGTCGCGTACGGCCTCGCCTCGCTGGCCAACGGACTGCTCGCGCTGACGGCCGGGGCCGACGCGGCGCATTTCGCCGAGGTCCACGGATCGAGCGGGACGCAAGCCGACGAGACCGCGGGCGGCGGCCCCTCGCTCGACGACCACGTGCCGGCCGTCGGCCTGGGCGGGCCGATCAACCGCACGCTCTGGTCGCTCGTCTGGAGCGTCGTCGCCGTCGTCTTCCAGGCGATCGGGCTGACGTATTTCTTCAAGGGGCCGCTCATCCTCCCCCGGTTCGTCCGCGCGGGGGTCGACTACGCCGCCGGGCCGACGACCGTCTTCCTGGGGGCGACGCTCCTGTTCGCGGCCGTCGTCGCCTTCCGCCGGGTCTTCGCCGGCGGGCTCGTGGCCTTCGGGATCGTCGATCTGGCGCTCCTGGCCTTCGGACTGAGCCTCACCGACGCCGACTTCCGCGAGATCGTCGCCAAGCCCGACAACGTGCCGATCGTGGGCCTGATCGTCCTCGTCGCCGGCTTCACCTGGTTCGCCCTGCGACGCGCCGTGATCAACGACGCCCGCCGCGAGGCCGACCTGCCCGTCCTGGAGGCGCTCGAGCCCGACAAGGTCCTCACCTGGCCCGACCTGGTGTACACCGAGCTGATCTGCATGGTCGCCCTGACCCTGTTCCTGATCGTCTGGGCCGTCGTGCTCCCCGCCCCGCTGGAGCAGCCGGCCAAGGCGACCGAGGCGCCCAACCCGTCGAAGGCGCCCTGGTACTTCCTGGGCCTGCAGGAGATGCTCGTCTACTTCGACCCCTGGCTGGCCGGCGTCGCCTTCCCGAGCCTGATCATCCTGGGCCTCTGCGCGATCCCCTACATCGACGCCAACAAAGAAGGCTCGGGGTACTACACGATCGCGGCGCGGCCGTTCGCCTACGTCGTCTTCCTGTTCGGGTTCCTGGTCCTCTGGATCGTCCTGATCGTGCTCGGGACGTTCCTGCGGGGGCCGAACTGGAACTTCTTCGGGCCCTACGAGCGCTGGGAGCCCCACAAGGTCGTCCCGCTCAACAACGTCGACCTGTCCGACCTGGTCTGGGTGCGCGCGCTGGGCCGGGCGAAGCCGTCGTGGGCGCTGCTGCGCGAGGCTCCGGGCCTGGCCCTGCTCGCGTTCTATCTTTTGGCCCTGCCCCCGGTCCTGCTGCGCACCGTCTTCCAGGACTACCGAGCCAGGGCCGGGCTGACGCGGTCGCTGACGACGGTCGTCCTGCTTTTGATGATGGCCGCGCTGCCGCTCAAAATGATCCTGCGCTGGACGCTGAACCTCAAATACGTGATCGCCATCCCGGGATTCAACATCTGAAAGGAAAGAGGCCGGCCCTCCGAACCCTTCTCCCGCCGGGAGAAGGCGCCGAGCAGCGGCGGATGAGGGTCGTCGGAGTTCGGAAGGAGCAATGGCTTCCAGGACGCGTCGGCCTTCGCGAAGCGCCATGACCCTCATCCGGCCCTTCGGGCCACCTTCTCCCGGGGCGAGAAGGATGTTCCACTCTCGACGACCTTCCCCCGCCGCGTCTCGAAAGAAGCCTCGCCATGCCGGCCGACGACGAAACCTACCGCAGCCTGCCCGCCCTGCACCGCATCTTCGCGATCGCGTCGGTGGGCATGCTGGCGGCCGTCGTCTGGATGATCGCGGCCGACCACGACCGGCCCTGGAAGCGCGTCCAGCGCGAGTTCCACCAGCTGGAAGACGCCAAGCTCAAGGCCCTGGAGGCCCGGAAGCGGGCCGAGCGCACCGAGGCCCGCACCGCCGAGATCGCCGCCGTCGAGGCCCGGATCCGCGCCGCCGAGGAGGACGCGGGCCGCCGTTCGGCCGCGCTGGCGGCGCTCGACGTCGAGCTGGTGCGATTGGGCGGCCGGGCCGAGCGGGCCGACACCGCTCGACGCTTCAAGAAGGCCGAGCTGGACGGGCTCCGGACGGTCTACGACGGCATGATCGAGGGGGGCGAGGCCCATCGCGCCCGCGACTTCCTCGACGCCGAGGTCGCCGAGGCCGAGCGCCGGCTCGCCGACCTGGCGCGCGAGGACCAGGAGGCCCAGGCCGCCCTCAAGGCTAAACAAGCCGAGCGCGAGGCCCTCCGCGGCGGGGTCGAGGCGCTCGCTCAGGAGAGGGACCGGCTCACGCGCGAGGTCGACCGCGTCCGCCGCGTGATCGAGCAGAAGGCGTCGCGCAACTTCGGATGGCTCGTCCGGCTCCGCGGCCTGCCGGGCGTCGACATGGCCGCGCCGCCGTCGAAGATCGACCAGATCACCCTCCCGCAGCTGACGATCAACTACAACTTCAAGGACGTCCCCCGCCAGGACCGCTGCACGACCTGCCATCAGGGCATCGACCGTCCCGG
The DNA window shown above is from Paludisphaera mucosa and carries:
- a CDS encoding cytochrome b N-terminal domain-containing protein, which codes for MPLRDRITETQVWKSLFRHPMPTDRRNRVQVMLTNFFLHLHPVSVRKQGIALSYTWCMGGATFFLFLVEIVTGVMLMFYYRPTLEHAYNDILALRDVTTLGLLRELHRWAAHAMVIAVMLHMYRVFLTGSYKPPREFNWVIGVLLLVLTLLLSFTGYLLPWDQLAVWAITVGSNMARAAPVLGAEGPGAGFLDLNGVKLITPGSDAKFALLGGRSVGEGALNRFYVLHCVAIPLAASLLIMIHFWRVRKDGGISGPL
- a CDS encoding Rieske 2Fe-2S domain-containing protein; amino-acid sequence: MSVQEKLAAARSGNSAKPAGEPSPAVAASTAPAPAGPPKTMSVKEKLAAARAGGTTKHAPKPATADQTDAPPAASPAVGAMSVTEKLAAARAGGAGRPAPAPAATSAAPAAKPGGMSVKQKLAAARGVATAPETATVETASSPTPVPAQVPTAAPRVLPPLAEMTDPRDLAEALRRAGAKKDQEAAARPAVATSAAAAAVPARPRREDVLGERPDRSQVRVDRRGLFVYATWWVVVGWLAFAAALALLSAMMIRYLFPNADAEPPSTVKVGLPTDYEPGDVSERFKDQWGFWIVRNVDDRGRDVIYALQTYCTHLGCPPSWLPGEQKFKCPCHGSGFYKDGANFEGPAPRPLERYKIGLADDGQIVVDKGQTFRKDLDQWSDPDSFLAV
- a CDS encoding DUF4142 domain-containing protein, producing the protein MLRILTLTALAVALFGPTSHAQSPPREATPGRNDQDASSGTPATSNGQTSALDAAVSDVLFAEAAAISGMAELTISQIGVQQARDPELKSFSQKMIDDHTKLAEELTSLAAQKGIALPRMVDPRAQFCAQSLQGTSREKFDACYAKAQLTAHMEAVAAFEAESERGLDPEMKALAAKALPILKGHLHMIKPIAMKYAKEKMEKDDHLSQ